The genome window TTTGTTGCCCATTAGCATCTATTTGTGGCAATTTCCCGTCTATATTATAATATTTTCTAGCCCCCTCCCATTAAAATACTTTGCGTATAAACTCTACCGCACGCATGTCAGCAAAAGCAGATGTATACAGTTTAAATGCCGAACGACATCTCATTTCTTTCGCTGTGGGATATCGCCAGCAAAGTTGGGTGATATTTGGTAATTATCCCCCCTTTGCAAGCGAATAAAATTAATATCCTTGCTCCTTGTAAATACCGTCTGAAAACTTCCTTATAAATCCTTTTGCTGGAAAATCAGGATAATTAACCTCCCAAAGACAGCCACATTTTAAACATCTATACCATTTAGTTGCAAACCACTCTTTAACTCTATCTCTCTCTTTCCACACATAATAAGGCTTTTGAGGAATTTCTTCTACAAATATTCCTTGCTTTATCTGTTGGGAAAAAAACTCTTTGACCTTCTCTAACTCCTTGATGGAAGTAATATTTATTTCTATTCTTTCATCACAATCGCAATCTAATTTACAAACCATAAAGCATCTACCTCCGGAATATATACTTGATTTCCACCACCCATTAACATTCCAGCTCCACCATTTATGACTTGTGGTGCAGCTGTACCTTCATAAATCGTCGTTCCCTTTGGCACTATTACTTCTGTTACTTGTGTGGCAGTATTTCCCCAATCTGGATTTAATGCCAAATCCATCTGTGATTGCATTCCTCCATTTTGTGGTGTTCTTGTCATATAGCGTCCAACCTCTGTCGCATCAGCAGCTCCGATAACAGCCATTGTTGCCCCAATCAAAATGGGAACAAGTATTGTGCCTCCACTCGCAACCACTGCAAAAACTATGGAAGTTCCTGCCGCTGCTACTGACAATCCACGCGCAACTTTGATATTTCCATCGCTAATTCTCTCTGTATCCGGAGTACACAGTTCCCGCTTGACAAGACGCTGTGTTCTTGCTTTGGACTGTGCAATGTAGTTTTGATATGCAGTGTATGTGCTCTGGTTATTTCTTCCATTGCTCTGCGGTCCGCCTGTTGATGGCCCTCCCGTAGTCGACATTCGTGAGTACATTCGTTTCGTTGTCTGATTTTTGGTCACTACATTCCTTACGATCCTCGCCGTATTGGTTTTAGGTGATGGCATCGGCACACGGTGCCCTGACGGGTCCGTATAGTTCACCGGATTGTTCATCGTATAGGCATAGCGGTTCCGGCTCAGCGGCAGATCCAGATAGCCCGCCCAGCTGTCCTCACTGGTGAAGTTCCCATTCTCCGGATCATAATACCTCGCCCGCAGATACTGCAGGCCCGTGTTCGTATTCGTGGATTCTCCATTGTAGCCATAGTAGCTGATTCCATCCGGCTCGCCAAAAGTGAGCGCTCCATATGGGTCATACCGATAGCTGTTCTTCATGGTGCCGCCGGAATCCGTAAGTCCTGCCACGTTTCCCTGGCCGTCATGCAGATAGTAGAACGCTCTGTCCGCCGTATCTTTGCCGAGTCTCTGCTCCCCGTAGGTGTACGCTGCTTTCATCTTTCCGTCCACCTTCAGTTCCATCAGGACTTCCGCATTCTCCCGGTTGACATCGTTCACATACTGGGTGATGGTATAGTTCCGTTCCTGCCTTTTTTTCG of Roseburia hominis contains these proteins:
- a CDS encoding RHS repeat-associated core domain-containing protein yields the protein MDYVEDGRKKQKCSVLIPESAKTGKGDSPVEQLAALVPKKRQERNYTITQYVNDVNRENAEVLMELKVDGKMKAAYTYGEQRLGKDTADRAFYYLHDGQGNVAGLTDSGGTMKNSYRYDPYGALTFGEPDGISYYGYNGESTNTNTGLQYLRARYYDPENGNFTSEDSWAGYLDLPLSRNRYAYTMNNPVNYTDPSGHRVPMPSPKTNTARIVRNVVTKNQTTKRMYSRMSTTGGPSTGGPQSNGRNNQSTYTAYQNYIAQSKARTQRLVKRELCTPDTERISDGNIKVARGLSVAAAGTSIVFAVVASGGTILVPILIGATMAVIGAADATEVGRYMTRTPQNGGMQSQMDLALNPDWGNTATQVTEVIVPKGTTIYEGTAAPQVINGGAGMLMGGGNQVYIPEVDALWFVN